From a region of the Streptomyces sp. NBC_00193 genome:
- a CDS encoding class I adenylate-forming enzyme family protein, producing the protein MRRNSIHKQGLYLGSVPERAAVANGATPLTLDHDLDVLPGAGRRLTVAELAGHVEDLAGRISAAGVKAGEHVVVHKAANFDVWLLATAVARTGAVPVMLSHTLDGPTLAALMERLDKPHLLTDGPKLEALAGLPLAELTRSVISVGESAPGVVSLAELAGSPGVRPRLQGLDEPAMITHTSGTTGIPKLVVHTPRTMRARLRPQLVLLALMRKRETVAIHIAFGHSRMFAAMALCLTKGMPVLLVNRGAPEDVAEFFLKHRPGLIEALPNSFLAWENLADDPRKPFASVKYFSSTFDAIHPRTVRRLLGASARRAQFFQIYGQSEVGPAVGRPYYRWSAHRMDGRCVGYPLPGSARVRLVSQNGKRPSAQNPGLIDARWDGIAKTYHGEQERYDANVHDGWWRTGDVGYRSKFGCLHMLDREIDMIPGVGSSLEIEDLVLDKLEELVELVVVLGPDSRGVPIVCTHGDEPLDRDRWRTAVAAYPQLADPIQIPLAELPRTATMKTRRVELSRRLEEKLLRQG; encoded by the coding sequence ATGAGGCGGAATTCGATACACAAGCAGGGTCTCTATCTCGGGTCCGTCCCGGAACGGGCCGCGGTGGCCAACGGTGCGACGCCGCTGACCCTCGATCACGACCTCGACGTCCTGCCCGGGGCGGGCCGGCGCCTGACGGTGGCCGAACTCGCCGGGCACGTGGAGGACCTCGCGGGCCGGATCTCGGCCGCCGGGGTGAAGGCCGGCGAGCACGTGGTGGTCCACAAGGCGGCCAACTTCGACGTCTGGCTGCTGGCCACCGCGGTGGCGCGCACGGGCGCGGTCCCGGTCATGCTGTCGCACACGCTGGACGGCCCGACCCTCGCCGCCCTCATGGAGCGGCTCGACAAGCCGCACCTGCTCACGGACGGCCCCAAGCTGGAGGCGCTGGCCGGGCTGCCGCTCGCCGAGCTCACCCGGAGCGTGATCAGCGTGGGGGAGTCCGCCCCCGGAGTGGTCTCGCTCGCCGAGCTCGCAGGCTCGCCGGGTGTACGTCCCCGCCTGCAGGGCCTGGACGAGCCGGCGATGATCACGCACACGTCCGGCACCACCGGGATACCCAAGCTCGTGGTGCACACCCCTCGGACGATGCGCGCCCGGCTGCGGCCGCAGCTGGTCCTGCTCGCGCTGATGCGCAAGCGGGAGACGGTCGCGATCCACATCGCCTTCGGCCACTCCCGGATGTTCGCGGCGATGGCCCTGTGCCTCACCAAGGGCATGCCGGTGCTGCTGGTCAACCGCGGCGCCCCCGAGGACGTCGCCGAGTTCTTCCTGAAGCACCGGCCGGGCCTGATCGAGGCGCTCCCCAACTCCTTCCTGGCGTGGGAGAACCTGGCCGACGATCCCCGCAAGCCCTTCGCCTCGGTGAAGTACTTCAGCAGCACCTTCGACGCGATCCACCCGAGGACGGTCCGCCGGCTCCTCGGGGCCTCCGCGCGCAGGGCGCAGTTCTTCCAGATCTACGGGCAGAGCGAGGTCGGCCCGGCCGTCGGCCGGCCGTACTACCGCTGGTCCGCGCACCGGATGGACGGGCGCTGCGTGGGCTACCCGCTGCCGGGCAGCGCGCGGGTGCGGCTGGTGAGCCAGAACGGCAAGCGGCCCTCCGCGCAGAACCCCGGGCTCATCGACGCCCGTTGGGACGGCATAGCCAAGACGTACCACGGTGAGCAGGAGCGCTACGACGCCAACGTGCACGACGGCTGGTGGCGCACCGGGGACGTCGGCTACCGCAGCAAGTTCGGCTGCCTGCACATGCTCGACCGGGAGATCGACATGATCCCCGGGGTGGGCAGCAGCCTGGAGATCGAGGACCTCGTGCTGGACAAGCTGGAGGAACTGGTCGAGCTCGTCGTCGTACTGGGCCCCGATTCCCGGGGCGTCCCGATCGTCTGCACCCACGGCGACGAGCCGCTCGACCGTGACCGCTGGCGCACGGCCGTCGCCGCATATCCCCAGCTGGCCGATCCGATCCAGATCCCGCTTGCCGAACTGCCCCGTACGGCCACGATGAAGACCCGCCGGGTGGAACTGTCCCGCCGGCTTGAGGAGAAGCTCCTGCGGCAGGGCTGA
- a CDS encoding (2Fe-2S)-binding protein, producing the protein MPVCSCLVAAGQAEGRDVVTVEGLAAYAGQRVAHGGRDTSTVVGESESESESGSGSSCGSGSDGAEGDADAGSRLSAVQQAFIDCGAVQCGFCTPGLLVAADELLERVGEPSDADIREALSGNLCRCTGYEKILDAVRLAAARREHEGLQEEAV; encoded by the coding sequence GTGCCGGTCTGTTCCTGCCTGGTCGCGGCCGGTCAGGCCGAGGGCAGGGACGTGGTGACGGTCGAGGGACTGGCCGCCTACGCCGGGCAGCGTGTCGCGCACGGGGGTCGCGACACGAGCACGGTCGTAGGCGAGAGCGAGAGCGAGAGCGAGAGCGGCAGCGGGAGCAGCTGCGGCAGCGGGAGCGACGGAGCCGAGGGCGACGCCGACGCCGGCAGCCGACTCTCCGCCGTCCAGCAGGCGTTCATCGACTGCGGCGCCGTCCAGTGCGGGTTCTGCACGCCCGGTCTGCTGGTCGCCGCCGACGAGCTCCTGGAGCGGGTCGGCGAGCCGTCCGACGCGGACATCCGCGAGGCCCTGTCCGGCAACCTCTGCCGCTGCACGGGCTACGAGAAGATCCTGGACGCGGTGCGCCTGGCCGCTGCCCGCCGGGAACACGAAGGACTCCAGGAAGAGGCGGTCTGA
- a CDS encoding xanthine dehydrogenase family protein molybdopterin-binding subunit — translation MAGTTTGIPTEVTQGTQGTRTKGGIGESTLRPDGTLKVTGEFAYSSDMWHEEMLWGQTLRSTVAHAEILSIDVSEALTVPGVHAVMTYEDLPTPVKYYGMEFQDTPVLAHGKVRHHGEPVALVAADHPETARRAAAKIKIEYRELPLVTDEASALAPGAVLVHENRDDHHAGHVPHPNIVHRQPVVRGDAAAARERADVIVTGEYTFGMQDQAFLGPESGLAVPCEDGGVDLYVATQWLHSDLKQIAPVLGLPEEKVRMTMAGVGGAFGGREDISMQILAGLLALRTGKPVKMVYNRFESFFGHVHRHPAKLYYEHGATRDGKLTHMKCKIVLDGGAYASSTASVVGNAASLSVGPYVIDDVDIEAVGLYTNNPPCGAMRGFGAVQACFAYEAQMDKLAAKLGMDPVEFRQLNAMEQGTVMPTGQVVEGAAPVAELLRRVKARPLPPERQWESADGAADVRALPGGLSNTTHGEGVVRGVGYAVGIKNVGFSEGFDDYSTAKVRLEVINGEAVALVHTAMAEVGQGGITIHAQIARTELGVQQVTIHPADTRVGSAGSTSAGRQTYMTGGSIKNSCGLVREKVLEIGRRKFGDRHAAWADAELLLEDGKVVTDGGEVLVALVDVLEDEVVEIEAEWRHRPTEAFDLRTGQGNGHVQYSFAAHRAVVEVDTELGLVKVVELATAQDVGKALNPLSVVGQIQGGTVQGLGVAIMEEIIVDPKTAKVKNPSFTDYLLPTILDTPTLPVDYLEMGDPHSPYGVRGIGEAPTLSSTPAVLAAIRAATGLELTKTPVRPEHLTGS, via the coding sequence ATGGCTGGCACCACCACCGGCATTCCCACCGAGGTCACCCAGGGCACCCAGGGCACCCGCACCAAGGGCGGCATCGGAGAGTCGACGCTGCGCCCGGACGGCACCCTGAAGGTGACCGGCGAGTTCGCGTACTCCTCGGACATGTGGCACGAGGAGATGCTGTGGGGCCAGACGCTCCGCAGCACCGTCGCCCACGCCGAGATCCTGTCCATCGACGTCTCCGAGGCCCTGACCGTGCCCGGCGTCCACGCGGTCATGACCTACGAGGACCTGCCGACCCCGGTCAAGTACTACGGGATGGAGTTCCAGGACACTCCGGTCCTGGCGCACGGCAAGGTCCGCCACCACGGCGAGCCGGTCGCCCTGGTGGCGGCCGACCACCCGGAGACGGCCCGCCGCGCCGCCGCCAAGATCAAGATCGAGTACCGGGAGCTGCCCCTCGTCACCGACGAGGCCTCCGCCCTGGCACCCGGCGCCGTACTCGTCCACGAGAACCGCGACGACCACCACGCCGGTCACGTCCCGCACCCGAACATCGTGCACCGCCAGCCCGTCGTCCGCGGGGACGCGGCGGCGGCCCGGGAGCGCGCCGACGTCATCGTCACCGGCGAGTACACCTTCGGCATGCAGGACCAGGCCTTCCTCGGCCCCGAGTCCGGCCTCGCGGTGCCCTGCGAGGACGGGGGAGTCGACCTGTACGTGGCCACCCAGTGGCTGCACTCGGACCTCAAGCAGATCGCCCCGGTCCTCGGTCTGCCCGAGGAGAAGGTCCGCATGACGATGGCCGGCGTCGGCGGCGCCTTCGGCGGCCGCGAGGACATCTCGATGCAGATCCTCGCCGGCTTGCTCGCGCTGCGCACGGGCAAGCCGGTGAAGATGGTCTACAACCGCTTCGAGTCCTTCTTCGGCCACGTGCACCGCCACCCGGCGAAGCTGTACTACGAGCACGGCGCCACCCGGGACGGCAAGCTCACGCACATGAAGTGCAAGATCGTGCTCGACGGCGGGGCCTACGCCTCGTCCACGGCCTCGGTCGTCGGCAACGCGGCCTCCCTCTCGGTCGGCCCGTACGTCATCGACGACGTGGACATCGAGGCGGTCGGCCTCTACACGAACAACCCGCCGTGCGGCGCGATGCGCGGGTTCGGCGCCGTCCAGGCCTGCTTCGCGTACGAGGCGCAGATGGACAAGCTCGCCGCGAAGCTCGGCATGGACCCGGTGGAGTTCCGGCAGCTCAACGCCATGGAGCAGGGCACGGTCATGCCCACCGGCCAGGTCGTCGAAGGCGCGGCCCCGGTCGCCGAGCTGCTGCGCCGGGTCAAGGCCCGCCCGCTGCCGCCCGAGCGCCAGTGGGAGAGCGCCGACGGCGCGGCCGACGTGCGCGCGCTGCCGGGCGGCCTGTCGAACACCACGCACGGCGAGGGGGTCGTCCGCGGCGTCGGCTACGCCGTCGGCATCAAGAACGTCGGCTTCTCCGAGGGCTTCGACGACTACTCCACGGCCAAGGTGCGCCTGGAGGTCATCAACGGCGAGGCCGTCGCGCTGGTCCACACGGCCATGGCGGAGGTCGGCCAGGGCGGCATCACCATCCACGCGCAGATCGCCCGTACCGAGCTCGGTGTCCAGCAGGTCACCATCCACCCGGCCGACACCCGGGTGGGCTCGGCCGGTTCGACCTCGGCGGGCCGCCAGACGTACATGACCGGCGGATCCATCAAGAACTCCTGCGGGCTCGTCCGCGAGAAGGTCCTGGAGATCGGCCGGCGCAAGTTCGGCGACCGGCACGCGGCGTGGGCCGACGCCGAACTCCTCCTGGAGGACGGGAAGGTGGTCACGGACGGGGGAGAGGTCCTCGTCGCCCTCGTGGACGTCCTGGAGGACGAGGTCGTGGAGATCGAGGCGGAGTGGCGCCACCGCCCCACCGAAGCCTTCGACCTGCGGACCGGCCAGGGCAACGGCCACGTCCAGTACTCCTTCGCCGCGCACCGCGCGGTCGTGGAGGTGGACACCGAGCTCGGCCTCGTCAAGGTCGTCGAGCTCGCCACCGCCCAGGACGTGGGCAAGGCGCTCAACCCGCTGTCCGTGGTCGGCCAGATCCAGGGCGGCACCGTCCAGGGCCTGGGCGTCGCGATCATGGAGGAGATCATCGTGGACCCGAAGACCGCGAAGGTGAAGAACCCCTCCTTCACGGACTACCTGCTCCCGACCATCCTCGACACGCCGACGCTCCCGGTCGACTACCTCGAAATGGGCGACCCGCACTCCCCGTACGGGGTCCGGGGCATCGGCGAGGCCCCGACCCTGTCCTCCACCCCGGCCGTCCTCGCGGCGATCCGCGCCGCGACCGGACTGGAGCTGACCAAGACCCCGGTCCGCCCGGAGCACCTCACCGGCTCCTGA